Proteins encoded by one window of Cylindrospermum stagnale PCC 7417:
- a CDS encoding lipid kinase — translation MDVDNSTSQLQRVLPISPRALLLVNRHARQGQKYLFEAIHYLKTLGFDVIEESTEEPKRLCDIVRRYQHEIDLVIVGGGDGTLNIVVDALVETQLPLGILPLGTANDLARTLGIPNSLPEACEIIAHGLMKRIDLGWVNGKHFFNVASMGLSVKITEKLTKEVKRRWGIFAYAATALQVIWESRPFSAEIRIKDTSIQVKTVQIAVGNGRYYGGGMAVVHDATIDDQRLDLYSLEIKHWWEMILLLPAMRQGRHIHSRKVRALQGKEIEVYTRKPRPINTDGEITTYTPATFRVIPMAISVLVPPQ, via the coding sequence ATGGACGTGGATAATTCAACATCTCAACTACAAAGGGTACTACCCATTAGTCCCCGCGCATTGCTGCTAGTAAATCGTCATGCCCGTCAAGGACAAAAGTATCTCTTTGAAGCCATACATTATCTGAAGACACTCGGTTTTGATGTGATTGAGGAATCCACAGAAGAACCCAAACGCCTCTGTGATATTGTCCGGCGCTACCAGCATGAAATTGACTTGGTAATTGTTGGCGGTGGTGATGGTACTCTCAATATCGTAGTCGATGCTTTAGTTGAGACCCAACTGCCCTTGGGAATTTTACCTTTGGGAACTGCTAACGACTTAGCGCGGACTTTGGGAATTCCTAATTCCTTACCCGAAGCTTGCGAAATTATTGCCCACGGACTAATGAAACGCATTGATTTGGGGTGGGTGAATGGTAAGCACTTTTTTAACGTTGCCAGTATGGGACTGAGTGTCAAAATTACCGAGAAACTAACCAAAGAAGTCAAGCGCCGTTGGGGAATATTTGCTTACGCTGCCACTGCATTGCAAGTAATTTGGGAATCTCGCCCCTTTAGTGCAGAGATTCGCATCAAAGACACCTCGATACAGGTGAAAACTGTGCAAATTGCTGTGGGCAATGGTCGGTATTATGGCGGTGGGATGGCAGTGGTTCACGATGCCACAATAGACGATCAAAGGCTAGATCTTTATAGCTTGGAAATTAAACACTGGTGGGAAATGATACTATTATTGCCAGCAATGCGACAAGGGCGACATATACATTCACGCAAAGTCCGCGCCCTTCAGGGTAAAGAAATAGAGGTGTATACCCGTAAACCACGTCCGATCAATACAGATGGTGAAATTACAACTTACACCCCAGCGACGTTCCGTGTTATTCCCATGGCTATATCTGTTTTGGTACCGCCACAATAA